A single region of the Neodiprion pinetum isolate iyNeoPine1 chromosome 5, iyNeoPine1.2, whole genome shotgun sequence genome encodes:
- the LOC124219484 gene encoding farnesyl pyrophosphate synthase isoform X2 translates to MLDVTSTFLTPLNGWRRSLLFSQQYNVTEILENFYFLINFTEASSSYPLLSRFCSTTFLVERKIEDWPLSTRSKSLRPMISSLKRTSDWQEFWAGASSWYVVHSFVYWLSSKYQAFFLVEDDIMDGATTRRGQPCWYRQNNIGLSAINDGLLLEQSIFQLLRTHFKDKACYLNLVEVFHENILKTTMGQTLDLISTHFGQKPKLELFTMDQYNAIVKYKTAYYSFVMPVSLAMYFAGITDPEMHRQAKTILLEMGHFFQVQDDFLDCYGDPEVTGKIGTDIQDGKCSWLAVVALQRATPAQKKILEECYGSSDPAKVDRVKQLYNSLGLQTTYSVYEEESYNLMNTHIQQISRGLPHDLFFKFLEKIYRRDS, encoded by the exons ATGCTGGACGTCACCTCGACGTTCCTCACGCCACTAAATGGATGGCGAAG GTCACTGTTATTTTCTCAGCAGTACAATGTCAcggaaattcttgaaaatttttactttctcaTTAATTTCACCGAAGCAAGTTCATCTTATCCCCTACTCTCAAGGTTCTGCAGTACAACGTTCCtagtggaaagaaaaatagaggACTGGCCGTTGTCTACGCGTTCAAAAAGCTTGCGACCCATGATCAGCTCACTGAAGAGAACGTCAGACTGGCAAGAATTTTGGGCTGGTGCGTCGAGTTGGTATGTCGTGCACTCATTCGTATATTGGCTATCTTCTAAG TACCAAGCATTTTTCCTGGTGGAAGATGACATTATGGACGGTGCGACTACCAGACGTGGTCAACCCTGCTGGTACCGTCAAAACAACATAGGTTTGTCGGCGATCAACGACGGACTTTTACTGGAACAGTCTATATTCCAGCTGCTTCGTACACATTTCAAGGATAAAGCGTGCTATTTGAATCTAGTTGAGGTATTCCACGAG AATATATTGAAAACTACTATGGGTCAGACTCTCGATTTGATCTCAACCCATTTTGGCCAGAAGCCTAAGCTGGAGCTATTTACAATGGACCAATACAATGCGATAGTTAAATATAAAACTGCttattattcttttgtcaTGCCAGTTTCTCTCGCCATGTACTTT GCTGGTATTACGGATCCTGAAATGCACAGACAAGCGAAAACGATTCTGCTTGAAATGGGTCACTTTTTCCAAGTTCAAGATGACTTTTTAGACTGTTATGGAGATCCTGAGGTGACAGGAAAAATCGGCACTGATATACAGGACGGCAAATGTTCGTGGTTGGCGGTAGTTGCATTACAACGTGCGACGCCTGCTCAGAAAAAGATACTAGAA gAATGCTATGGTTCAAGCGATCCAGCCAAAGTCGACAGAGTAAAACAATTGTATAACAGTTTGGGTTTACAAACTACGTACTCCGTATACGAAGAGGAAAGTTACAACTTGATGAATACTCATATTCAACAAATATCACGCGGTCTTCCGCACgacttatttttcaaatttctcgaGAAAATATACCGCAGAGACAGTTAA
- the LOC124219484 gene encoding farnesyl pyrophosphate synthase isoform X5, which produces MLDVTSTFLTPLNGWRRFCSTTFLVERKIEDWPLSTRSKSLRPMISSLKRTSDWQEFWAGASSWYVVHSFVYWLSSKYQAFFLVEDDIMDGATTRRGQPCWYRQNNIGLSAINDGLLLEQSIFQLLRTHFKDKACYLNLVEVFHENILKTTMGQTLDLISTHFGQKPKLELFTMDQYNAIVKYKTAYYSFVMPVSLAMYFAGITDPEMHRQAKTILLEMGHFFQVQDDFLDCYGDPEVTGKIGTDIQDGKCSWLAVVALQRATPAQKKILEECYGSSDPAKVDRVKQLYNSLGLQTTYSVYEEESYNLMNTHIQQISRGLPHDLFFKFLEKIYRRDS; this is translated from the exons ATGCTGGACGTCACCTCGACGTTCCTCACGCCACTAAATGGATGGCGAAG GTTCTGCAGTACAACGTTCCtagtggaaagaaaaatagaggACTGGCCGTTGTCTACGCGTTCAAAAAGCTTGCGACCCATGATCAGCTCACTGAAGAGAACGTCAGACTGGCAAGAATTTTGGGCTGGTGCGTCGAGTTGGTATGTCGTGCACTCATTCGTATATTGGCTATCTTCTAAG TACCAAGCATTTTTCCTGGTGGAAGATGACATTATGGACGGTGCGACTACCAGACGTGGTCAACCCTGCTGGTACCGTCAAAACAACATAGGTTTGTCGGCGATCAACGACGGACTTTTACTGGAACAGTCTATATTCCAGCTGCTTCGTACACATTTCAAGGATAAAGCGTGCTATTTGAATCTAGTTGAGGTATTCCACGAG AATATATTGAAAACTACTATGGGTCAGACTCTCGATTTGATCTCAACCCATTTTGGCCAGAAGCCTAAGCTGGAGCTATTTACAATGGACCAATACAATGCGATAGTTAAATATAAAACTGCttattattcttttgtcaTGCCAGTTTCTCTCGCCATGTACTTT GCTGGTATTACGGATCCTGAAATGCACAGACAAGCGAAAACGATTCTGCTTGAAATGGGTCACTTTTTCCAAGTTCAAGATGACTTTTTAGACTGTTATGGAGATCCTGAGGTGACAGGAAAAATCGGCACTGATATACAGGACGGCAAATGTTCGTGGTTGGCGGTAGTTGCATTACAACGTGCGACGCCTGCTCAGAAAAAGATACTAGAA gAATGCTATGGTTCAAGCGATCCAGCCAAAGTCGACAGAGTAAAACAATTGTATAACAGTTTGGGTTTACAAACTACGTACTCCGTATACGAAGAGGAAAGTTACAACTTGATGAATACTCATATTCAACAAATATCACGCGGTCTTCCGCACgacttatttttcaaatttctcgaGAAAATATACCGCAGAGACAGTTAA
- the LOC124219488 gene encoding leptin receptor overlapping transcript-like 1 isoform X1, which translates to MAGIKEYSLNALSNVKVKLIFKLLGLRLITLAFAGSIGMTFVILGCALPAYQAWWPLFVVLFYILSPIPTLIARRYTEDSGSSSNPCLELAIFVTMGFVVSSFALPIVLARSPENDPTIKWGACYLTLVGNVVVYLTLLGFFMTFDQDDTDYSMW; encoded by the exons ATGGCAGGAATCAAAG AATACAGTCTCAATGCTCTGTCAAATGTTAaggtaaaattaatttttaaattattggGGCTCAGGTTGATCACTTTGGCATTTGCCGGTTCAATCGGCATGACATTTGTTATCTTGGGCTGCGCACTTCCAGCATACCA aGCATGGTGGCCCCTCTTTGTAGTATTATTCTACATCTTATCACCAATTCCAACATTGATAGCGAGACGTTACACTGAGGATTCCGGAAGTAGTAGCAATCCTTGCCTCGAATTGGCAATCTTCGTTACGATGGGATTCGTCGTATCATCCTTTGCTCTGCCTATTGTGTTAGCACGTTCACCAGAGAATGACCCAACG ATAAAGTGGGGCGCGTGCTACTTGACCTTGGTGGGAAACGTAGTGGTATACTTAACTCTGCTCGGTTTCTTCATGACCTTTGACCAAGACGATACTGACTACAGCATGTGGTGA
- the LOC124219488 gene encoding leptin receptor overlapping transcript-like 1 isoform X2 has translation MYFARWYIWLIALITLAFAGSIGMTFVILGCALPAYQAWWPLFVVLFYILSPIPTLIARRYTEDSGSSSNPCLELAIFVTMGFVVSSFALPIVLARSPENDPTIKWGACYLTLVGNVVVYLTLLGFFMTFDQDDTDYSMW, from the exons ATGTACTTTGCCCGATGGTATATTTGGTTAATAGC GTTGATCACTTTGGCATTTGCCGGTTCAATCGGCATGACATTTGTTATCTTGGGCTGCGCACTTCCAGCATACCA aGCATGGTGGCCCCTCTTTGTAGTATTATTCTACATCTTATCACCAATTCCAACATTGATAGCGAGACGTTACACTGAGGATTCCGGAAGTAGTAGCAATCCTTGCCTCGAATTGGCAATCTTCGTTACGATGGGATTCGTCGTATCATCCTTTGCTCTGCCTATTGTGTTAGCACGTTCACCAGAGAATGACCCAACG ATAAAGTGGGGCGCGTGCTACTTGACCTTGGTGGGAAACGTAGTGGTATACTTAACTCTGCTCGGTTTCTTCATGACCTTTGACCAAGACGATACTGACTACAGCATGTGGTGA